The genomic segment ATCACAACTTGTATGTTCGGTCACTCGAGACTGGATATCGTATCAGGCTGACCCGCGACGGCATGGCTTACTATGATTACGGAACCCAACCTGAATGTCGGCTATCGACATTGGCGGAGCGATTGGAAAACATTAAGCTCCCTCCTGTAGCCATTTGGTCACCCGATTCCAAAATGCTGCTGACCCATCGACTTGACCGAAGAAAGGTACGCAATATGCATCTGATCCAATCAGTTCCGAAAGGTGAAGAAATCAGACCGGTATTGCACTCGTACCGTTATCCACTGGTTGGCGATCCACACGTACCGTTGGCAGAGCTGGTCGTCTGTGACCTGGAAAGGCGAACCACAGTCCGGATTGAAAGCGAGCCTTTAATGGCATGCCCAGTCTCACCCCTCACTCCGGGGATGCAAATGGCCGGATGGTCATCCGACAGTAAACAGGTATATTTCGCCCGGATGTCCCGTGATGCCCGCTCTGTCGAATTTTCCGTAGCTGATCCATGCTCCGGTGAGGTTTGCACGCTACTGCGGGAACAAAGCGATACGTTTTTGAATCAAGACCTGCATAATCTCGGAGCATCCAATCCGAATATTCGGTTATTGGCCGATGGTTCGTTCATCTGGCATTCGGAGCGTGATGGGTGGAGCCACCTCTACCATTGCGATGGCAAAACGGGGGAGATTCGCAATCCGATCACATCGGGTTCCTGGACAGTACGTAGGCTGATGGCAGTGGACGAGCAGCAAGGATGGGTGTATATCACTGGAGGGGGGCTCGAGGAGGGGCGCGATCCTTATTATCAACACCTGTATCGCGTTCGTCTCGATGGAACGGGTCTATCGTTGCTGACGCCAGAAGATGCAGAGCATGATGCTGTGTTTTCTCCCAATATGAAGTATTTCGTCGATACATTTTCGCGAGTTGATTTGCCGCCTGTTTCTGTTCTTCGCTCGGTAGATGGCAGCCTGATTCGCGAATTGGAACACGCTGATGTAGAAATGCTGCTCGAGATGGGGTACCAATTTCCAGAAAGGATTACCGTCAAAGCACGAGACGGTGTGACCGATCTTTATGGGGTGATGCTGCGTCCATTCCCGTTTGATCCTTCACGCAAGTATCCGGTCGTAGACTACATTTACGGGGGACCACAGATCATCAATACACCGAAAGCTTTCGCGCTTGATCCCGGTCGAAACCATGACCCGCTTGGTGGGGGACAATCATTGGCGCAGTTAGGGTTTATCGTGTTGATCCTGGATGGAATGGGGACACCTTATCGTTCCAAATGGTTCCATGACATCTCCAACAGAAAATTGGAGGAAGCAGGAGGTTTGCTTGACCATGTGACAGCGGTAAGGCAATTGGCTGAGCGCTACCCGTATGTAGATGTTGATCGGGTAGGCGTTTGGGGCTCCTCAGGGGGAGGCTACGCTTCGGCAAGGGCCATACTCTCATTTCCTGAGTTTTACAAGGCTGCGGTTTCCGCGTGTGGTAATCATGATCAACGGCTGTATATAGCAGCATGGGCAGAACGCTATCAAGGTTTGTATGACCCGGACTTGTACAGGGATCAAGATAATGCACGTCTGGCAGCCAATCTGACAGGAAAGCTCTTACTGGTGAGCGGAGATTTGGATGATAATGTGCATCCTTCCCAAACGATTCGAATGGCGGATGCATTGATTAAAGCGGATAAAGATTTTGACATGTTGATTTTGCCCAACCGACATCACGGTTTTTCATTGGAACCGTATTTTATCCGCAGAAAATGGGATTATTTTGTACGGCACTTGATGAGAACAGAGCCTCCGTGGGGGAATCACATAGCCAGCAAAAAGCCCAGTGATAAAGAGCGATAGAGAAGTAGCGCGAGAGGAAAGAATTCTTAACCCATGCAGCGTCGCAAAAATAAAAGAGGTTCTACAAAAGTAGAACCTCCGTCCATTACCAGCCTCTTTGAGGAGGGGTCTGGATATGATTCGTTTCTTGATCGATGATGCGGGCCATTTCTTTGATCTTGGCCAATCCATCATCAATCTGGCGCTTATTCGCTGCAATGCGATTCGCTAACGAAATTAATTGGGTTGATTGTGGTGGGTAGGGTGCATTTGCCAGTGTAAGCAGCTCTTGTTGAGCGCCGTCCAGGTTAATCGCTGCATTGGCTACCATATCCACTGCAAAGGAAATTTTGTCGGCGAGATGGTCAACCTTATTTGCCACATGATTCGTATGCTGATTACCCCAACCGTTCGAATTGTTTATGTACGACATTCGATCACCTACTTTTGAACTTTGTCAGTGATGCTATCGATTTCTTTTACTTTTTGTGCAATTTTATCCGTATGCCCATCAATGGCGTCTGTCAGCTTGTCAACGTCCTTCACGTTCTTTTGAACCTCTGCCAGGTTGTTCAGCGTATTTTTCACTTTACCCGTAATACCATCTGCAATGGTACCAACAAGCACTTTGATGTGATCAGGAGCATTTTGACCAACCTGAGCAACGAGACTTTCGATCAGTGGCTGAATTTCACCCAGCGTTGTCTGTGCGTTGATCAGCTCACGAGAGCAAGAATTCAATTCGTTGTCAATTTTATCGGAGTCGCGGTCGATTTCTGCCTGGATGTCTTTAATATCTGCAAGAACCTTGTCGATTTGATTTCCGAGCTCGCGGACTGTTCCTTTCCCCATAAACATGTACATGCACCCCTCAAGAAATATTATTAGTAACTCTTAAGAAATAAGAGCGCTACCCGTAGTGGTGGAGGCAGAAAACCTAGTGGAATTCTGACCTGAAAATTAACACTTATCGGAATAAATCTTCTAGAAAAAAATGGTTCTCTGTATTACTTTAACATTATATGAAAAGGAGGACTACCCTTCAATTATACATATACACCACTTTTTTCAATCGTTATATGGTCCTGTCTACAACTAGGAATAGAGTCCCTACTTTTACAAAGGAAAAAAGCCACCTAATGAAGGTGGCTTCTGTGTTCAGTCGCTATTTTACCTCGCGAAAACTTGCACTGACCTTTTGCAGCTCTTGCTTGAGGGACTCAAACCTTTTCTCTTCTGTCCAAGCCATGATTTGATGAAAATGGGTAGGCGTTTCGACCAATGTCACAATATAAGCGACCTTAATGCCGTCTATTTCGCCTTTCGCATTGAATTGGATGGCCACCTGGTTGTCGACTACAGTACGAATCTGTTTATCGACGGATACATTCTCTACTGCCTCTTGAAGGTTTGCTTCAATCGCTTGCGTATAATCTTGAAGCGTGAATGAACTGTCTAGATCCTCTTTCGATTCTGACAGTACCAATACATACTTTTCTTTAAAACGATTGGAGATTTCTAAATCAGCTTCATCGTGAAGGGATGAATCCTTGCCCCAATCGGAAGGGGCTGTTATTTGAATCTTTTTATCCTTGCTATAGAAGATTTCTTCGGTAGGCGTTCTTGATGCGAGATCGACTATCCCAAAAATCATACCAATGATGGATAAAACAGCTACGATGGAGAAGACAACAGCGAGTACGGTTGTTTGCTTTTTGCTGACGTTGTTCAAATCCTTCACTTTCACGACGTACGTATTCGCTGCTAGATCGCCTAACCGTTGTCTTTTGTCGGAAGCCAACACACTGATACCAGCCGGCAACCCGCCTAGAAGAAATGCATTCGCTTCGAATAGACGAATGAGGGAACGGATGAATGATTTCCATAACCCCGGTGGTCGTCCTTCCGCATTGACAGCAATGATGCGGAAAGTAAATTTTCCGATCGTATATCCGGTGAGTCCTTCTAACAGTACATAATAAGAACATAGGATAATTGCGGCTAGGATGAAGAAGTAGAGACTGTTGGCGTCTTTATCGATGGAAACCCCAAGTGAGAGCAATCCGATTAGAAAACAAGCGAGGAGAATATGATCAAGAACATGGGCTCCCCATCTCGTGAAAAAAATCGTCGCCCTGTCGTACGATTTCGATAAATCCCCCATGTTTTTTGGTGGTTCATGCTGGGCAAGGGGAGAAAACTCTGTCGGTACCGATGGTGATGGCGGTTGTTGCTCCAATTTTGTGCACCTCCTGAAAAATGTAAACATATTACATTTAACCACTTTGAAAATTGTATTGTCAATTGTAGACGATTAGAATGGGAAAAGATAACTGGGCGCTGCCGTCCCATTCCGGCGAGAGGAGAATCGCATATGGAAATCCACCAAATACCAGAGCAATTGCCATTGATCAAACATTCCAAAGACCTCTGGAGCTCTTTTGCATACAGCAAATGTAAGGATGCATACGGTTATGACAAGAACGGGCTGAAAAGATACGCGCTGATTGTTCAGCTGCAATACGATCAGACTGTGACAGAAGCAGACAAGGAGTTCCTGCACTATTTGATGAGCCAAGAGATTGAGATGCATAAGTCCCATCCGTATCAGGGATTTCATGAATCCATGGACATCGTGGCTTATTTGTTGGCAAAGTTTAAGGATGTCAACCATATCCGACTGTTTGAGCAGGCAAAATTAAGCAATTTCGATACCTACTATGGCTTTGACACTGAATATATCATTTCGGGCGGAATTGAAGAGGCGATCACGTATATCGAAGAGAATGATCTGTACCGATTCAGCTCTTTTTTTCAGGATAAGAAAGAGGAGCTGGAAACGATGTATACGGCTGAAGATTTGGAGCGATGGTTTCAATCCAAGGCCAGGAATTATCCTGCCAATCTCGAGGATGAGTCCTTGATTACGTTAATGGACAGAGCAAGCGATTTTGGTAACATGGAAGAAGCCAGAAAATTGCTGGAAAAGCTGGAGGAGCAGCTTGGCTCTGACAAAAAGAATTATTCTTTGCTGTATCATCGCGCAAAAGAATTGGGGGAGTACGACAAAGCGCTTCACTATCTCACACAAGATCTCACCGAACAGGAAGATTCTTTTGACAAAGTATCCCTTTGGTTAAAAATTGCCGAAATCCATTTGCTCAAGCAGGACTGGGGACAGTCTTTTGCCAGCGTCAAGCAGTGCGAACCAGAGCTCAAGCTCTTTTCCTCCTGGAGGAGTGCCGGTTTGGGCAGAAGCTTGAGCGAGACCTTGCTGGATATCAGCTTGATGGCAAAGGACAGCAATGATTCTTTGGCTAGAGAAGCGTACCGCTGGGCAGACCAGATGTTGAAATCGACAAACAACTACAGCTGTAACGTTTTGAGAAAGGCGCACCAGTGTGCCAAGGTGCTGCAACTCAAACAGGATAAAAGGCTGTACAGTAAAAAAGTCGCGATAGAAGCCAGACGAATCAACAGAATGCTTAGATGACTCAAGGTAAGCCCGACACTGCAACGGTCGGGTTTTTCTTTGTTTGGATGCAACGTTCATAAAAAAAATACCCACGCAGGGATCACTTTGCTGTATCTTTAATCTGAGCA from the Brevibacillus brevis genome contains:
- a CDS encoding S9 family peptidase, which produces MENVVTWEQYERAQRLHPANYYDAVFNAFIRPNWISGNQFWYIREIRLEKGTGRQYVIVDAEQNTSQPAFDHERLAVCLSGIAGETYSAETLPLGELMFTENGSLFKFEVDGTVWSCELQEYSCKPLDNLKKPSMEELPSPDGKWVAFVYDHNLYVRSLETGYRIRLTRDGMAYYDYGTQPECRLSTLAERLENIKLPPVAIWSPDSKMLLTHRLDRRKVRNMHLIQSVPKGEEIRPVLHSYRYPLVGDPHVPLAELVVCDLERRTTVRIESEPLMACPVSPLTPGMQMAGWSSDSKQVYFARMSRDARSVEFSVADPCSGEVCTLLREQSDTFLNQDLHNLGASNPNIRLLADGSFIWHSERDGWSHLYHCDGKTGEIRNPITSGSWTVRRLMAVDEQQGWVYITGGGLEEGRDPYYQHLYRVRLDGTGLSLLTPEDAEHDAVFSPNMKYFVDTFSRVDLPPVSVLRSVDGSLIRELEHADVEMLLEMGYQFPERITVKARDGVTDLYGVMLRPFPFDPSRKYPVVDYIYGGPQIINTPKAFALDPGRNHDPLGGGQSLAQLGFIVLILDGMGTPYRSKWFHDISNRKLEEAGGLLDHVTAVRQLAERYPYVDVDRVGVWGSSGGGYASARAILSFPEFYKAAVSACGNHDQRLYIAAWAERYQGLYDPDLYRDQDNARLAANLTGKLLLVSGDLDDNVHPSQTIRMADALIKADKDFDMLILPNRHHGFSLEPYFIRRKWDYFVRHLMRTEPPWGNHIASKKPSDKER
- a CDS encoding RDD family protein, with product MEQQPPSPSVPTEFSPLAQHEPPKNMGDLSKSYDRATIFFTRWGAHVLDHILLACFLIGLLSLGVSIDKDANSLYFFILAAIILCSYYVLLEGLTGYTIGKFTFRIIAVNAEGRPPGLWKSFIRSLIRLFEANAFLLGGLPAGISVLASDKRQRLGDLAANTYVVKVKDLNNVSKKQTTVLAVVFSIVAVLSIIGMIFGIVDLASRTPTEEIFYSKDKKIQITAPSDWGKDSSLHDEADLEISNRFKEKYVLVLSESKEDLDSSFTLQDYTQAIEANLQEAVENVSVDKQIRTVVDNQVAIQFNAKGEIDGIKVAYIVTLVETPTHFHQIMAWTEEKRFESLKQELQKVSASFREVK